Sequence from the Argopecten irradians isolate NY chromosome 12, Ai_NY, whole genome shotgun sequence genome:
AAGAGTACCGCTGCATCATTTCTATTGCTAATTTGGTTAACTGATTTAACAGTGTTTTGGCAGGCACACGACCCCAGAAATAGAGTGTATACTTATATACTTATATTGTGGTATATAAATGTTGGTTTGTCACGCATCCCAAACACTGGTCCGCTGTACACAGACtctgtgatatgtattatactgtaAACACACGACGGGTTTGTTAAACTGTGTCTCTTAAACGTAACCGATATTTTACCTAACCAAAATACATGTTGTTTCTTACTAAATAAGATTGAGATTGAACGGTAACTAGATGCTGCATTAACTAATGCCAGATAAATTTATAATAAGACGCTCTCAAAATTGGACCGTTCTCAAGTTTTATACATGAAGTTCTGACATCAGTGATTTAACATTATTGGATAGTAACTGGCCATCGTTGGATAGTGAAACAATACCTCTGTTGTACACAATGGATGGAGTCACAGGGCTTTTTTTATCGCAATGATATGGAGATTCGACAATTGCTTCAGCCGATAAAATGTTACAATAatagtatgtacatgtcagtttTCATCATGATTTTTTCTCAGATGCCatgcaatgatttgttttcaAGAAAATATTAAGTCAACAAAATTCCAAGAAACATAAAAACCGTATTCAAGTTAATACTTCgaattatgtacatattttaaagCACTCTTaaactgaattgtccctttaattagaCCCAATTAAAGATCCTACTATTGGAAATGATCAGAAGCTTTTAAAGATCTATTGTAAATGTATTATCATCCCTCTCCCATGGATGAGTCTGTCAAACCCCCGCGGTAACATCTAAAAATGaaaggaagggaagtaactgatGAAACTCAGGAATTAATCCGAAATATGAAGCTACGAGGATAATATAACCCACAATAAGGGCCGTACTAACAGTTAGTTATATAATGACCAGGCAAAGACATCTCCACTGTATCGGCCTGCAGCATCCGGGTAACATCCGAGGGACTTCGGACGTCTTCTGAGTGTTTGGAGaagataataaattgtatgGTTAGCTTACAAGCCGGACATTCTCTCACTTCGATCAGTTGTACAAATGTGATCCCCTAAAAAACCCCATTTATTTGAATCAGAATTTCAATGACGTAATAAATCTCGTCCAAACGATGTGACATGTTTATAAGTTATTAGTTTTATCATTGTTGTTTACATTTACTGGGCGATGAAAGTACTTAGTGACAATCACAAGTGACTAGATCCTGATAGAAAAATAACACGAACTGTTGTTCTTAATCACAGAGCAACACAACGACAACATTGCTTGAAACATGCCAGGTACGTATTATAACTACATACTAATTTATCTATTTAatctatgtaaatatatatatgttgattaCCATGGCAATATGTAAACATTTCGGGCATGCACATCGTGCATCATAAATGTACAAATCTATGTCTATAAGATAACTTGATCAGTGGTACATGACAATGCCAACACTCTTCAGctttacaaatgttttgttttcaaatactGAATAACACCGATTAATCGTGGATATTGTCTTTTGTTGTTTGGGGACTTCCAAAATATTAAGTTTAGTAGCAATAATCCTGGTTTGACAGTGGAATAGCAATAGCACTGATATATGAActatcattgtttttttttttatataatcatggattCATAGCAACCATAAAAAACAACGAACATTCATGTTATGTAGTAATATGCGTTTTTGTCTGCTTTCTGTTATTATGTATCACAcctaaattataatttatatagaaatCGAGTTTATATACACTTGTTGATTACTAAGTTGATATCTCTAGCATTCACATCGTATATCATGAATGTACATAatcatatttatacatttaagtTCAGAGGTACATGACAATGTTGCAGTTCATCAATTCAGCAGTATTATATTTATCTTTCACTTTCAAATACCATGCGTCTTTATATACTTCCTCCTACGCTTATAAGTGTCGTTCTATAAACCACCGATAGGTAAAAGGAATGCTAGAAACTAGTTATTTTCATCCCATTAATCAGTATAACATAAAATGAGGTTAGAATAATGTGCGAAGATACTAGGATTCAGGCGCTGAGTAATTTACTTCTTTTTAGAAAAGCAAGAGAAAATACTACATTGTGTGTTGGACATGgtaaaagggaggtaactcgtctTAATGCTTGCATATACTATCATTTGCTTAGTCTTAAAACGTTACTTTAatggttttgtcattttaataatGCAATCAATTAACATACACAATTTATCATTCTACTCACAGAGGGAATTCCAGACGAACTATGGACAGACTACGCAAACTTTTTCTGGGACAATCGTACCGGCCTATTTTTTGGCGCGGCATTGTTTGGTTTGGGCTTCACCACTTTGATACTGGCAGGATTCGTGAGTCTTTGTAGAAGGTAAGATAAAGGTCATTTTAGATATAATTCTAACGATATGTGCAACACTAGTGTTATGTATGCTTGTTCTCCGTAACAACAGCATGAGTACAccacatatacaatatacaaacggTGGATAGCGCTAGATTAGTAAGTTAATTAGCATGCtttttatttacgtcctattaacagctaataTTAGGACGGTCCTCATGTATGCAAGgtgtttgtgtgaatgtctgtatattttgggacgCTGCCGCTATTGTGTGTGGTGTtgtggttttattttttattttattttgcaaaaGTGGAAACTCTTGCCCATTCTCACTGTAGCATACCACCAGAGACACCAGGCAGTACatcctacccggtcacattatactgacaacgggaaaACCAGTTCACTTTATACTAAGCGCGAGCAAGAGCtacaagagcagaaactaccacttttatagactgtgGTGTGTCACGGCCAGGAGGCAGAACCCACAgcattcctcacaggggcgagcgttCAACTGAAGGCAAAAtatgaggcggtgtcaagggagacgttaggaaaaaGAAAGTCAGTTACATGTAGGAAGAAGAGAACAGacaaaatcctaaatttagttggtGAAAGGAGACAGAATCCAAAACCAAGGCTTTGACTTGTGTCCATATATCCATGTGTAACAGgttgcaggatttacaataaatttattacctgcctctgccagggatcgaactcgggacctctggatcaCTAGTCtggacgctcaaccgatcgagctaaagagaagttctctcttgCCGAGCGAtctattgcggctagtattgaccagggttacatccATATAAGAATTTTTCAAACATAATCCTGATCTTATTTTCGATATGAAATTATTCCAGAGGTGAATAAAAACTGTTTAGTTGAGGAAGTTTTCTTACTTCTGTATACATTATAGATATTCTTGTGTTGAGCATAATGTATGAAACTATGGCGTGATTTTGTGGTAAACGTCTTACGATCAAACACATGtttttgtgtgaaatattcagTTGTCTATATTTAACTCTTGTAGAGTTTGAGTTCAAGATATCAGGTCCCAATATTAATGTCTCAATAtatcgatatttgttttataaagatATCCAATATTTAAATTCTGCATCCAATGAGTAATATGCTATTTGTTTCCCAGGGGCTTTGGAGGTACATCAGGAACAATGACAGTATCCAAACAGCCTAGACGATCTATAGACAATCCACTGTACTCTACTAACCGAGAGGATAACACCTCCCGAGAAGTTTTAGTCAGGGCAGCGGCAGCAATCGACGGCCACCAATCGACAGCTCACGTCACAGATATCGAGGAACCAATGGAAGAACCAACAGTTATATACGAAAACGAACAATTTTTCAATGCAGCAAAACGCTCCAAGACGTCTGATGTTGAAGAGGCTGTTGCTGGTCCTTCTGGAGATGCACGGAACCTTCAGCCGAAGTTTGCGTACTCTAGCGTTATCAAAAAGAGTAACGAGAGAGcaaggaagaagaaagaaggTGGTGAAACACAGGATAATGAGAAAAGGGACAAGAGAAAGAAGAGGGACGTATACTCTCAAGTttttaagaaagaaaataataaaggaAAGAAAACTCAAAAAGTTGAGTCAGAAGATAGCCCAGAGGCTTCAGAAGGTATAAAGGTAGAAAAAGCTGAATCAAGTAAGTCAATACCAAAACATGAAACGGAACAGGTTCCTGAAGTTCCCGAAAAAAGATTTGAAGATAATGAGACGAATAGAAAGACAACTGATGATGAAAATGTCAAAGGAGTTGAAGAAGAAAGTAGACAAAAACATAACGAAGGTCACGAGGGACAAGGTGACGAAGGTCAAAGTGTCGAAGGTCAAGGGATCGAAGGTCAAGGTATCGATGGTCAAGGAAGTGAAGATGAAGGACTGGAGGACTATGTAAATGTTTCAGCTCCCAGGATTTTGTCTATAGGAGATGAAGAAGCTTATCTCGACATGTCTCAGAAAGAAGGCGAACATGATCCAGAAGATTATGTCAATTGTACTAACCTAAAAAGTCCTATGTAGCGCATATCGAATACTCTGGGgggaaaaaaagagaaaaatcccaaagaaaaaaaaaacaaaacaaaaaaagttaaaatatctGATGGTCGGATAGAGCAAGATTCCAATATGACATTAGGATCAGACCGTTTCTCAGTCTGGGTGTAATATCTGTTGTCGCGTTTAGCAAACAAACTTATAGTTACTTATAgttacttaaagttatatgttatataaaattttGGCATGCTAATTTTTCTtgattaatctattgaaaaccataaagtttgatgaattaagcaatgaaaatcattcaaatggcttcagatgtcTTATAAatgttagttacaacacagaaattatgtactgtaaaattgttgttttttatgtcttatgtatgtttagatggaaacatacctgcagaaatcactttacaattactaataacactgtaaatatgggaaatgaaattgtagaccacattTTGATTCTATGGTCTGACCGTAGATACTCATTTCGCTTCATTATAGATGtacataaaatgatttttggcagtactgctaaaaaccATTTCCTGCTCTTATTTGcgtttttaaaattaaaaccaatggattgaaagtactgtaattttcaaaatgttagtaacttttggtgatgaataacatgtTTAAAGCTTATCTtaattcgtgagtatgaaaaataaggcatatataactttaaatgacgAACCAAGTGGAACATCTCCAATAACTCTGCTTAGAATCCACAAAAAGAAGGGCTGGTAGTCGATGTACATATTGGTGTAGATAGATTTATATATAAGTCATTGatgttttagattatatatgTGTCAGTATGGTAAAACTGCATATTCTTCACCGACCCAAACATATTCATTTGTACAGCTGCTATTGATGATTACAGTAGACATTGTGATAAACTTGGTCAGTAAGACGGAAGATGAATGCTTGTAATGTGGAGCTAGGGAACTGATTCCGCGCTGCAAGAAAGATGATGACAACGTCCTATGctcaatatcaaaattaaaacaagtaCGTACATTGTATCTAAACGTTTTAATCAGCTTTGGCAAATTTATGCTACTTAATGAATGACCATTATGATTTATGAAAGTGTTATTGCATAATctttcaatatttaattgttattcTATAAAAAGACAAAGATTGTCTCTTTGTATAACGCTTTTAATTATCTATCCAATATACAttgaatatttatcaaatacacATTGAAGGCAACTAATGTcagtttcatttcatttgatgtTTGTTCATAGAAACAGTTGAGTCGAATCATAAGATGAGTCGAACATCTTGCCTGCTTTTGTTGTT
This genomic interval carries:
- the LOC138336922 gene encoding cilia- and flagella-associated protein 251-like, which encodes MPEGIPDELWTDYANFFWDNRTGLFFGAALFGLGFTTLILAGFVSLCRRGFGGTSGTMTVSKQPRRSIDNPLYSTNREDNTSREVLVRAAAAIDGHQSTAHVTDIEEPMEEPTVIYENEQFFNAAKRSKTSDVEEAVAGPSGDARNLQPKFAYSSVIKKSNERARKKKEGGETQDNEKRDKRKKRDVYSQVFKKENNKGKKTQKVESEDSPEASEGIKVEKAESSKSIPKHETEQVPEVPEKRFEDNETNRKTTDDENVKGVEEESRQKHNEGHEGQGDEGQSVEGQGIEGQGIDGQGSEDEGLEDYVNVSAPRILSIGDEEAYLDMSQKEGEHDPEDYVNCTNLKSPM